The following proteins come from a genomic window of Gimesia chilikensis:
- a CDS encoding CehA/McbA family metallohydrolase: MDLSRHKAFILLTACITAIFTCELLSAEPPLVIDAKSHQVEGKKAYETAFSANANQTEFTLLFDLKLQKQSSGRYWNVFINDQDLGRLEANTRQVGADKQSDGFQRVGFKIPAEVLKTGENTLAITGRGQPAVLRNIVLDPRPLKQALQLGAVTVKVQTPEGQPVPARLTIVNASGELSHLYNASQPRTAVRPGILYTLGTGDTFELPPGKYTLYATRGMEWGYDEQSIVVNYDQPQSHTIVISREVDTTGFIACDSHIHTLPGSGHGNATFEERMITIAGEGIEVAVATDHNHISDYRPFQKSTGTQSHFHAISGDEVTTRNGHFTAFPFDPDKAVPGGVKGRNPLFLENDSWSELIADMRLKGAEVIILNHPYWPSIPDGPFGRFRFNRRTGNRGEGPEFNFNGYEVVQPANKIPDFFYALEDWMSLLNRGSRLTAVGATDSHTVNDPVGQARTYLKSTTDKVSEIVPREVYDAFTQGRAVASAGIFADLKLQGLYQMGDLVPVNAIHADKKTGSKLTATLRVASPSWVQPREAMIYVNGKQVAHQTIKAKSNQPTDQTLTFSLELPPHDAYVVAFVLGDGITLPGWTTYGKASQAITNPIFLDVDGDGRYSAPRETAQRLIAKSQKEDGSFSPAQRKALLDSAAVKADAAVLLHVEDLLNQTTTSDKNE; the protein is encoded by the coding sequence ATGGACCTGTCCCGTCATAAAGCATTCATTCTATTAACCGCCTGCATCACAGCCATTTTTACCTGCGAACTCCTCTCCGCTGAACCGCCTCTTGTCATTGATGCTAAGTCGCATCAGGTTGAAGGGAAAAAGGCTTATGAGACAGCTTTCTCTGCTAACGCCAATCAAACCGAATTTACTTTGCTGTTCGACCTGAAGCTACAGAAACAAAGCTCCGGTAGATACTGGAACGTCTTCATCAATGACCAGGACCTGGGGCGTCTTGAAGCAAACACCCGCCAGGTTGGGGCTGATAAACAGTCAGACGGTTTTCAGCGGGTCGGTTTTAAGATTCCTGCAGAAGTTCTCAAAACAGGTGAAAACACCCTGGCAATTACTGGTCGAGGACAACCTGCCGTTCTACGTAATATCGTTTTAGATCCTCGACCTCTGAAGCAGGCGTTGCAGTTGGGGGCCGTGACCGTAAAGGTCCAGACACCGGAAGGTCAGCCTGTCCCCGCACGACTGACAATTGTGAATGCATCAGGTGAACTGTCCCACCTCTATAATGCCAGTCAGCCGAGGACCGCTGTCCGTCCCGGGATTCTATATACGCTGGGCACCGGGGATACATTTGAGTTACCCCCGGGAAAGTATACGCTGTACGCCACGCGAGGGATGGAATGGGGATACGATGAACAGTCGATCGTCGTAAATTACGATCAGCCCCAGTCACATACTATTGTCATTTCACGTGAAGTAGACACCACTGGATTTATTGCCTGTGACAGCCATATCCATACCTTACCCGGCAGCGGTCACGGTAATGCCACATTCGAAGAACGCATGATCACAATCGCCGGCGAAGGAATCGAAGTCGCTGTAGCCACCGATCACAATCATATTTCGGACTACCGTCCGTTTCAGAAATCGACGGGAACACAGTCACACTTCCATGCGATTTCGGGTGATGAAGTCACAACCCGCAATGGACATTTTACGGCATTTCCCTTCGATCCGGACAAGGCCGTCCCCGGTGGCGTAAAGGGACGTAATCCCCTGTTTCTGGAGAATGATAGCTGGAGTGAGCTGATTGCCGACATGCGTCTCAAAGGAGCCGAGGTCATTATCCTGAACCACCCCTACTGGCCCAGTATTCCGGATGGTCCATTCGGTCGGTTTCGTTTCAATCGACGCACGGGGAACCGGGGTGAGGGACCTGAATTCAACTTCAACGGTTATGAAGTTGTTCAGCCTGCAAATAAAATCCCCGATTTTTTCTACGCCCTGGAAGACTGGATGTCACTGCTGAACCGTGGTTCCAGACTGACCGCTGTCGGCGCCACTGATTCCCACACCGTGAATGATCCGGTAGGACAGGCTCGGACATACCTGAAAAGTACAACTGACAAAGTCTCTGAGATCGTTCCCCGAGAGGTGTATGATGCTTTCACACAGGGTCGGGCCGTTGCATCAGCAGGAATCTTTGCAGACCTCAAACTGCAAGGACTGTATCAGATGGGAGACCTGGTACCTGTGAATGCCATCCACGCTGATAAAAAAACAGGTTCAAAGCTGACCGCAACGTTACGAGTCGCTTCCCCATCATGGGTTCAGCCGCGCGAAGCAATGATCTATGTGAATGGAAAACAGGTTGCTCACCAGACCATCAAGGCGAAATCAAACCAGCCTACTGATCAGACGCTGACCTTTTCACTGGAACTCCCTCCTCATGACGCTTATGTCGTTGCGTTTGTATTGGGAGATGGCATTACCCTGCCCGGCTGGACAACTTATGGCAAGGCTTCTCAGGCAATCACTAATCCCATTTTCCTGGATGTGGACGGTGATGGAAGATACAGCGCACCACGCGAGACGGCCCAAAGACTGATTGCAAAATCTCAAAAAGAGGACGGTTCCTTCTCTCCGGCTCAACGAAAAGCGCTGCTTGATTCCGCTGCGGTTAAGGCTGATGCAGCCGTCCTGCTGCATGTCGAGGACCTGCTCAATCAAACGACAACCAGCGATAAGAATGAGTAA
- a CDS encoding dienelactone hydrolase family protein: MNRLNLSAFLVLALQVSLMLNSSQLVLQAEDVPPWAVLKAAPDQSPLPGTQQLTDQSDLSSKMIQGIDQFLLTQIALAAENRAQNWNRDLSSPAAYEKSIVPQKQELASILGLSDPLVPGRFAYLESAPQKITNDFAVYEVTWPVLDDLQGAGLLLVPSGKIRGDIIAVPEASQTPEDLIYSKQPGGSYAQQLARSGFRVLIPTLINRELNKWNLSQREWLHRAAFELGRTLAGYEVQKIQAGVKLLQQTSGDSSRPVGIIGWGEGGRLALYAAALDSEIDVAAVCGYFGPRENLWQEPADRNVFGLLNSLGDAEIASLVAPRSLIIENGTFPEYGYRTTAEGNLEVIDDHYPKLKGKPGKLLVPNKQEVRDEFACARQFVADLKTGTPCLTLIEANEAVGDKTLQALISSLDDDATLSTEVKPVELKTRSYAAQRHAGQLAEIERHNQRLLQLAYESRIEFMKNLKTGSLDEFKKTVEPYRDIFKKDVVGEFALKLLPANARTRKYQEGPQTVSYQVEMDVFPDVTAYGILTLPKDLKLDGSEKRPVVVTQHGLEGRPRHTVGEEKYAAYKSFSTHLAERGFITFAPQNPYILFDRFRTLQFKAQSIGRTLFSIAVPQHQQITDWLKTQPFVDGNRIGFYGISYGGKSAMRIPPLVENYALSICSADFGEWVWKNAATDQRSLRYSYVNKGEYEIFEWNLGGTFNYAEMAALICPRPFMVERGHFDGVEPDDRVAQEFAKVRFLYQAQLGIGDRTTIEWIKGPHAIHEQGAYDFLHQQLNWPAPGKSE, translated from the coding sequence ATGAATCGACTGAACCTGTCTGCTTTCCTGGTACTGGCCCTGCAGGTCAGTCTGATGTTGAATTCGAGTCAATTGGTACTTCAAGCGGAGGATGTACCACCTTGGGCAGTTCTGAAAGCGGCTCCCGATCAAAGTCCCTTACCGGGCACGCAGCAGTTAACCGATCAGAGTGATCTGAGTTCAAAAATGATACAGGGCATCGATCAGTTTCTGTTAACACAAATCGCTTTGGCCGCAGAGAATCGAGCTCAAAACTGGAATCGCGATTTAAGTTCACCCGCCGCATACGAAAAGTCCATCGTCCCTCAGAAGCAGGAACTGGCTAGTATTCTGGGACTGTCAGATCCGCTGGTTCCAGGACGTTTTGCTTATCTGGAGTCTGCTCCTCAAAAAATTACAAATGACTTTGCTGTTTATGAGGTGACCTGGCCGGTTCTCGATGATCTGCAAGGGGCCGGGTTACTGCTGGTTCCCTCGGGGAAGATCCGCGGAGACATTATTGCGGTACCTGAAGCGTCTCAGACACCGGAAGACCTGATTTACTCAAAACAGCCTGGAGGCAGCTACGCTCAGCAACTGGCTCGCTCTGGATTCCGCGTGCTGATTCCGACTTTAATCAATCGTGAACTCAACAAATGGAATCTGAGTCAGCGGGAATGGCTGCATCGGGCTGCGTTCGAACTGGGACGAACCCTGGCGGGTTATGAAGTTCAGAAAATCCAGGCCGGCGTGAAACTGCTCCAGCAGACCAGCGGGGATTCCTCTCGTCCAGTGGGAATTATCGGCTGGGGAGAAGGAGGGCGACTGGCTCTCTACGCAGCTGCGTTGGACTCCGAAATTGATGTCGCTGCCGTCTGTGGTTATTTTGGTCCCCGGGAAAATCTCTGGCAGGAGCCAGCGGACCGCAATGTATTCGGTTTACTCAATTCGCTGGGCGATGCAGAGATTGCCAGTCTGGTGGCACCTCGCTCCTTGATTATCGAGAATGGAACTTTTCCTGAATACGGTTATCGCACGACCGCAGAGGGGAATCTGGAGGTCATAGACGATCACTATCCCAAACTGAAGGGAAAACCAGGCAAACTACTTGTCCCAAACAAACAAGAGGTCCGGGATGAATTCGCATGTGCCCGTCAGTTTGTGGCTGATTTGAAAACAGGAACTCCCTGTCTCACATTGATTGAAGCGAATGAGGCTGTTGGTGACAAAACGCTGCAGGCATTGATTTCCAGCCTGGATGATGATGCGACACTCTCTACTGAAGTGAAACCAGTCGAGTTGAAAACGCGCTCGTACGCGGCACAGCGACATGCCGGGCAACTGGCAGAAATCGAGAGACACAATCAGCGGCTGCTGCAACTGGCTTATGAGTCACGTATCGAATTCATGAAGAATCTCAAGACTGGCTCTTTAGATGAATTTAAGAAAACGGTCGAACCATATCGTGATATTTTCAAGAAAGATGTCGTGGGCGAATTTGCTCTAAAGCTGCTGCCCGCCAACGCCCGGACTCGCAAGTATCAGGAAGGACCGCAGACCGTCAGCTATCAGGTCGAAATGGATGTGTTTCCTGATGTGACCGCATATGGAATTCTCACACTTCCCAAAGATCTCAAGCTGGATGGTTCTGAGAAACGTCCAGTCGTCGTTACCCAGCATGGTCTGGAAGGACGCCCCCGGCACACGGTGGGGGAAGAAAAATATGCCGCTTATAAATCCTTCTCAACCCACCTGGCGGAACGGGGCTTTATTACGTTCGCTCCCCAGAACCCGTATATCCTGTTCGATCGATTTCGGACCCTGCAGTTCAAGGCGCAGTCGATTGGTCGGACTCTGTTCTCCATTGCGGTTCCGCAGCATCAGCAGATTACAGACTGGCTGAAAACACAGCCCTTCGTCGACGGCAACCGAATCGGCTTTTATGGGATTTCCTATGGTGGAAAATCTGCCATGCGGATACCGCCACTCGTTGAAAATTATGCACTTTCGATCTGTTCAGCTGATTTTGGAGAATGGGTCTGGAAGAATGCAGCCACCGATCAACGGTCCCTGCGGTACAGCTATGTCAACAAAGGGGAATATGAAATCTTCGAATGGAATCTGGGGGGGACCTTCAACTATGCGGAAATGGCAGCCTTGATCTGTCCTCGGCCCTTCATGGTTGAACGCGGCCACTTTGACGGCGTCGAACCAGATGACCGGGTCGCCCAGGAATTCGCCAAGGTACGCTTCTTGTATCAGGCCCAATTGGGGATCGGTGATCGAACCACCATTGAATGGATCAAAGGTCCACATGCGATCCACGAACAGGGTGCCTATGATTTCCTGCACCAGCAGCTCAACTGGCCAGCGCCCGGAAAGTCTGAGTAA
- a CDS encoding WD40 repeat domain-containing protein, translated as MKPQQTTEPLVATKPVIDYNAVDPVLTHQTAEFKHKFPLTSCKVDPTGTHLVAGAEELEIQVWNLKTKAQRTLKGHTSWVRCFDFSRDGKTLYSACWGGEIKAWNLADAEPKPTLSIQAHQGSARWVRISPDQTKLATCGNDLLVKVWNVSDGKLLHSFNGHERHVYAVDFHPDGQQLASQDLMGTIHVWDLQTGKKVRSIDAGVMTGYDNKFAADMGGARDFKFSTDGSELASAGITKVVNSFAGVQDPIIVLFDWKSGKAKAQLKPDKTFQGIAWGVRFHPENFLIGAGANRSGKGELWFRKPGEEEFFHTMKLSTAARGLDLFQDGRHLAVAHSDGAARVYRMTEKQPA; from the coding sequence ATGAAGCCGCAACAGACCACCGAACCACTTGTTGCCACCAAACCCGTCATTGACTACAACGCCGTCGATCCGGTGTTGACGCACCAGACAGCTGAGTTCAAACATAAATTCCCTCTGACTTCCTGCAAGGTCGATCCCACCGGAACACATCTGGTGGCGGGAGCTGAAGAACTGGAAATTCAGGTTTGGAACTTAAAGACCAAAGCACAGAGAACACTCAAAGGACATACCAGTTGGGTGCGCTGTTTTGATTTTTCCCGAGATGGAAAAACTCTCTACTCGGCCTGTTGGGGAGGAGAGATTAAAGCCTGGAATCTGGCGGATGCAGAACCCAAACCTACCTTGAGCATACAGGCACATCAGGGCTCGGCTCGCTGGGTTCGGATATCGCCCGACCAGACGAAACTGGCGACCTGTGGCAATGATCTGCTCGTGAAAGTCTGGAACGTCAGTGATGGCAAATTACTGCATTCCTTTAATGGACACGAACGACACGTCTATGCGGTCGATTTCCATCCGGATGGTCAACAGCTGGCCTCTCAGGATCTGATGGGCACCATTCACGTCTGGGATTTACAGACCGGTAAGAAGGTACGCAGCATCGATGCCGGCGTCATGACCGGTTACGACAACAAATTTGCCGCAGATATGGGCGGCGCCCGCGATTTCAAGTTTAGTACCGATGGCAGCGAACTGGCCAGTGCAGGGATTACAAAAGTCGTGAACTCCTTTGCTGGAGTCCAGGATCCCATCATCGTGTTGTTCGACTGGAAGTCTGGAAAAGCCAAAGCACAACTCAAGCCAGATAAAACATTCCAGGGAATCGCCTGGGGGGTTCGTTTCCATCCGGAGAACTTCCTGATTGGCGCTGGAGCCAACAGGAGCGGTAAAGGCGAACTCTGGTTCAGAAAGCCGGGTGAAGAAGAGTTCTTCCACACCATGAAGCTTTCAACGGCAGCCCGGGGGCTGGACCTGTTTCAGGATGGCAGGCACCTGGCTGTTGCCCACTCAGATGGGGCGGCACGCGTTTATCGCATGACCGAAAAACAACCTGCCTAG
- a CDS encoding DUF1501 domain-containing protein, with protein sequence MKRNQGCHSLDHQIARRQFLAGAAGGAVCLGLSDLSAHAETVKSQHKRILQVYLQGGVSQLESWDPKPGTEFGGPFRAIPTSVPGMHISELLPHTAQRMHLLSIVRSINIKTNDHSQGRLFMEKGRRAGEYPYIGSIASKYLAPANSELPGYIHISTRGLSDATAAFLGAQHAQLKFEGVKPPQNLGLPKNLNATANTRRLQLRQQFNQQFRQGRRKAQTETFDASFQQASKLMARKSFFEKTPDAKDLERYGKHDFGRNCLLARKLLENNATCVKVTHHGYDSHAENFNFHLEQLGEFDKTFSMLLDDLHERGMLESTLVMVYSEFGRTPKINVRYGRDHWGTAWSIALGGCGVQPGAIIGKTNEKGTAVADREVDAGHLFHTYLQALGIDSTRDHEIGGRSIPIGDPTTQPIKELLA encoded by the coding sequence ATGAAACGCAATCAAGGATGCCATTCTCTGGATCACCAGATTGCCCGGCGACAGTTCCTGGCGGGGGCCGCTGGTGGAGCAGTCTGCCTGGGGCTCTCGGATCTGTCTGCACACGCAGAGACGGTGAAGAGCCAGCATAAACGGATTCTGCAGGTGTATCTCCAGGGGGGCGTCAGCCAATTGGAATCCTGGGATCCGAAACCGGGAACTGAATTTGGTGGACCGTTTCGTGCGATTCCGACCTCAGTTCCAGGCATGCATATTTCTGAGTTGCTGCCTCATACTGCTCAGAGAATGCATCTGCTCTCAATCGTTCGCAGCATTAATATTAAGACGAACGACCATTCGCAGGGACGCCTGTTTATGGAGAAAGGGAGACGGGCTGGCGAGTATCCCTATATCGGTTCGATCGCCTCAAAGTATCTGGCTCCTGCAAACAGCGAACTACCGGGCTATATTCATATCTCGACAAGAGGACTCAGCGACGCGACGGCAGCATTTCTCGGAGCGCAGCATGCCCAGTTGAAATTTGAAGGGGTCAAACCGCCTCAGAACCTGGGATTACCCAAAAACCTGAATGCGACCGCAAACACACGCCGCCTGCAACTCCGGCAGCAGTTCAACCAGCAGTTTCGACAGGGACGCCGTAAGGCACAGACAGAAACCTTCGATGCTTCGTTTCAGCAGGCCTCCAAATTGATGGCCCGTAAGTCGTTCTTCGAGAAAACACCTGACGCTAAAGACCTCGAACGCTACGGCAAACATGATTTCGGTCGGAACTGCCTTTTGGCGAGAAAGCTTCTGGAGAATAATGCTACCTGCGTTAAAGTGACCCATCACGGGTACGATTCTCATGCCGAGAATTTTAATTTCCATCTTGAGCAGCTCGGGGAATTCGACAAAACATTTTCCATGCTGCTCGATGATCTGCATGAGCGAGGCATGCTGGAGAGTACGCTGGTGATGGTCTATTCCGAATTCGGCCGAACCCCGAAAATCAATGTCCGCTACGGACGCGATCACTGGGGAACTGCGTGGTCGATCGCCTTGGGAGGTTGTGGTGTTCAGCCGGGAGCCATTATTGGTAAGACCAACGAAAAAGGGACTGCCGTCGCAGATCGAGAAGTCGACGCCGGTCACCTGTTTCATACCTATCTGCAGGCACTGGGCATTGATTCGACCCGCGACCATGAGATCGGCGGACGTTCAATTCCCATCGGTGATCCTACCACACAACCCATTAAGGAGTTGTTAGCATGA
- a CDS encoding DUF1549 domain-containing protein, with protein MSAQTPLHQQIDQLIAEGKQQFEQQAAPLADDATFLRRVTLDLSGTIPTADEVRTFVADSSPDKRSQRINQLLASPEHARRLQYLFDTMLMERRPGKYVKTAEWEEYLRQSFLENRPWDELVHEILTVDGTDKTTRPAARFLLDRELKSEVVTRDLGRIFLGRDLQCAQCHDHPNVNDYLQRHYHGLDAFLSRSYLFKDPKTKQASIGEKAEGQVSFTSVFTKEEGMTAPRVLDLPEIPDPADAKKAYKVKPAKNVRSVPVYSRRLQLADALTSQHNEAFRKNIVNRLWAMMMGQGLVEPLDMWHSDNPPTHPKIVSLLSEELANHEFNLRYVIRELALTQTYQRSSHVSAETEIPERSAYQMGLLKPLTPEQLAWSMMQATGVTSATLERLQAKQRKVDEKQNTKKADAPLWQEEALHDALKGNVAAFVRTFGIVGAQTTRFDASADQALFLLNGNTIQAWLAPSGNQLTARLKKLDQPTAIAEELYLSVFSRFPTETEIKQVALFLEGDPKPADQDLQQLIWAALSSDEFRFNH; from the coding sequence GTGTCTGCCCAGACTCCACTGCATCAGCAGATCGATCAGCTCATTGCTGAAGGAAAGCAGCAGTTCGAACAACAGGCTGCTCCTCTGGCCGATGATGCCACGTTCCTGAGGCGGGTGACCCTGGACCTGTCAGGGACCATTCCCACGGCCGATGAAGTTCGAACTTTTGTGGCAGATTCGTCTCCGGACAAACGCAGCCAGCGGATCAACCAGTTACTTGCCTCACCAGAACACGCCCGAAGGTTACAGTATCTGTTCGACACGATGCTGATGGAGCGTCGACCGGGCAAATATGTGAAGACAGCCGAGTGGGAAGAATACCTGCGTCAGTCTTTTCTGGAGAACCGTCCCTGGGATGAACTGGTTCATGAAATTCTGACTGTCGACGGAACAGATAAGACAACACGACCCGCGGCCCGTTTTCTGTTGGATCGGGAATTAAAATCCGAAGTCGTGACGCGCGATCTGGGCCGCATCTTTCTGGGACGCGATCTGCAATGTGCCCAGTGCCATGATCATCCCAATGTGAATGATTACCTGCAGCGACACTACCATGGTCTCGATGCCTTCCTGAGCCGCAGTTATCTCTTTAAGGATCCCAAGACCAAGCAGGCCTCGATCGGTGAAAAAGCCGAAGGCCAGGTCTCCTTTACATCCGTGTTTACCAAAGAAGAGGGGATGACCGCCCCCCGGGTACTGGATCTTCCCGAAATTCCGGATCCGGCGGACGCGAAAAAAGCCTATAAAGTCAAACCTGCGAAAAATGTACGTTCGGTCCCGGTTTACAGTCGACGTTTGCAACTGGCGGATGCACTGACCAGTCAGCATAACGAAGCGTTCCGGAAGAACATTGTGAACCGTCTCTGGGCAATGATGATGGGCCAGGGCCTGGTCGAGCCACTGGATATGTGGCACTCGGACAATCCCCCCACCCATCCGAAAATCGTATCGCTTCTGAGTGAAGAGCTAGCGAATCATGAGTTTAATCTGCGGTACGTGATTCGTGAGCTGGCACTGACCCAGACCTACCAGCGCAGCAGTCATGTTTCAGCTGAAACTGAGATCCCCGAGCGATCAGCTTACCAGATGGGCCTGCTCAAACCATTGACCCCCGAACAACTCGCCTGGTCCATGATGCAGGCCACCGGAGTGACCTCGGCGACCTTGGAACGTCTGCAGGCGAAACAACGCAAAGTCGATGAGAAACAGAATACCAAAAAAGCTGATGCCCCTCTCTGGCAGGAAGAGGCATTACACGACGCCTTGAAGGGGAACGTGGCTGCCTTTGTCCGGACATTTGGGATTGTCGGCGCACAGACCACACGTTTCGACGCCTCGGCTGATCAGGCCCTGTTTCTGTTAAACGGTAACACGATCCAGGCCTGGCTCGCTCCCTCTGGTAATCAATTGACGGCCCGTCTGAAGAAGCTGGATCAGCCGACCGCTATCGCAGAGGAGTTGTATCTTTCCGTATTTTCACGGTTCCCCACCGAAACAGAAATCAAACAGGTGGCCCTGTTTCTGGAAGGCGACCCGAAGCCTGCCGACCAGGATCTGCAACAACTTATCTGGGCGGCACTCTCTTCTGACGAGTTTCGTTTCAATCATTAA